Proteins encoded in a region of the Spiroplasma endosymbiont of Amphimallon solstitiale genome:
- the eno gene encoding phosphopyruvate hydratase, whose amino-acid sequence MSCIIDIRALQVIDSRGNPTIQVECWTEDGGYGLALVPSGASTGTREALELRDKDTKVYGGLGVMKAIKNINENIAEAIIGLEVTNQRLIDQTMIKLDGTENKTKLGANAILGVSLAVAKAAADELYVPLYTYLGGTNACQLPVPMLNVINGGAHADNNIDFQEFLIMPVGAKTFSKAIQMAAETFHALKSILKGKGLVTAIGDEGGFAPNLKSTEEALDLIVEAIKKAGYTPNKDIKIAMDCASSEIYKNGKYVFGNKDGKSKNTEKLLTSAQLVDYLVNLTKKYPIISIEDGLAEGDWEGFKLLLEKLEGKFQVVGDDLFVTNPKIIKEGIIKNVANSVLIKLNQIGTLTETMEAIEMCQKARWTAVVSHRSGETEDTTIADLAVAFNTGQIKTGSMSRTDRVAKYNRLLTIEADLADQAKFLGDDVFYNIN is encoded by the coding sequence ATGTCTTGCATTATTGATATTAGAGCACTACAAGTAATAGACTCAAGAGGAAATCCAACTATTCAAGTTGAATGTTGAACTGAAGATGGTGGATACGGGCTTGCTTTAGTGCCATCAGGTGCTTCAACAGGTACTAGAGAAGCTTTAGAACTACGAGACAAAGATACTAAAGTTTATGGTGGACTTGGTGTTATGAAAGCCATTAAAAATATTAATGAAAATATTGCCGAAGCTATTATTGGTTTGGAAGTTACTAATCAAAGATTAATTGATCAAACAATGATTAAGTTAGATGGAACAGAAAATAAAACAAAATTAGGTGCCAATGCTATTTTAGGGGTATCATTAGCAGTTGCTAAAGCTGCCGCTGATGAATTATATGTGCCCTTATATACATACTTAGGTGGTACTAATGCTTGTCAGTTGCCAGTCCCAATGTTAAATGTAATTAATGGTGGTGCTCATGCTGATAATAATATTGACTTTCAAGAATTTTTAATAATGCCAGTTGGTGCTAAAACATTTTCAAAGGCAATCCAAATGGCTGCTGAAACTTTTCATGCTTTAAAAAGTATTTTAAAAGGTAAGGGTTTAGTTACTGCAATTGGTGATGAAGGTGGTTTTGCTCCTAATTTAAAATCAACTGAAGAAGCATTAGATTTAATTGTTGAAGCTATTAAAAAAGCGGGTTACACTCCAAATAAAGATATAAAAATTGCTATGGACTGTGCATCATCAGAGATTTATAAAAATGGTAAATATGTTTTTGGTAATAAAGATGGTAAAAGTAAAAATACTGAAAAATTATTAACTTCAGCGCAACTAGTAGATTATTTAGTTAATTTAACTAAAAAATATCCAATTATTTCAATTGAAGATGGTTTGGCTGAAGGTGATTGAGAAGGATTTAAATTATTATTAGAAAAATTAGAAGGTAAATTTCAAGTTGTTGGTGATGATTTATTCGTTACTAATCCAAAAATTATTAAAGAAGGAATTATTAAAAACGTTGCTAATTCAGTATTAATTAAACTAAATCAAATTGGAACATTAACTGAAACTATGGAGGCTATTGAAATGTGTCAAAAAGCTCGGTGAACAGCAGTAGTATCTCATCGTTCTGGGGAAACTGAAGATACAACGATTGCTGACTTAGCAGTAGCTTTTAATACTGGACAAATTAAAACAGGTTCAATGTCAAGAACTGATCGTGTTGCAAAATACAATCGTTTATTAACAATTGAAGCCGATTTAGCAGATCAAGCTAAATTTTTAGGTGACGATGTATTTTATAATATTAATTAA
- a CDS encoding ATP-dependent 6-phosphofructokinase, with protein MQELNKRRIGILTSGGDSPGMNNVINAVYKTFRGINHENSKIATADKRPFELVLIKNGYKGIMTNDIHVIDNNWSNLIYLGTEMGGTIIGSARFREFEQEETRKKCIEILKSKKIEGLIAIGGDGTYNGLQKLSNEAAIQCVGIPGTIDNDISSSEFTIGFDTALNTIVENLDKIRQTANSHGRIMIVEVMGRNCGDLALHSAAAANCDLVATKDLGIGEQSLIDIIKQLYTKKQRRSLVIVVTERQYDVNKIAKIIEKDTDCETRAVILGQIQRGGTPSAFDRYLATMMGIFAAERFANSNKSSICIGLQDNKLVAIEIQDALNTPSINKNNVANKILRLSGVIFKKNT; from the coding sequence ATGCAAGAATTAAATAAAAGAAGAATTGGAATCTTAACTTCTGGTGGTGATTCACCAGGTATGAATAATGTTATTAATGCAGTATATAAGACTTTTCGTGGTATAAATCATGAAAATAGTAAAATTGCTACTGCTGATAAAAGACCATTTGAATTAGTTTTAATAAAAAATGGTTATAAAGGAATAATGACAAATGACATTCACGTTATTGATAACAATTGATCAAATTTAATTTATCTAGGAACTGAGATGGGGGGAACAATCATTGGGTCTGCTCGTTTTAGAGAATTTGAGCAAGAAGAAACTCGTAAAAAATGTATTGAAATTTTAAAATCTAAAAAAATTGAAGGTTTAATTGCTATTGGTGGTGATGGTACATATAATGGTTTGCAAAAATTAAGTAATGAAGCAGCTATTCAATGTGTGGGTATTCCAGGTACTATTGATAATGATATTAGTTCAAGTGAGTTTACTATTGGTTTTGATACCGCTCTTAATACAATTGTTGAAAATCTTGATAAAATTCGTCAAACCGCTAATTCTCATGGAAGAATTATGATTGTTGAAGTAATGGGTCGTAATTGTGGTGACCTTGCTCTTCATAGTGCTGCTGCTGCAAATTGTGATTTAGTTGCAACTAAAGATTTAGGAATTGGAGAACAGTCATTGATTGATATTATTAAACAGTTGTATACTAAAAAACAACGTCGTTCATTAGTAATAGTAGTAACTGAACGTCAATATGATGTTAATAAAATAGCTAAAATCATTGAAAAAGATACTGATTGTGAAACAAGAGCAGTAATATTGGGTCAAATTCAACGTGGGGGAACACCAAGTGCATTTGATCGTTATTTAGCAACAATGATGGGTATTTTTGCTGCCGAAAGATTTGCAAATAGTAATAAATCTAGTATTTGTATTGGATTACAAGATAATAAATTAGTAGCTATTGAAATTCAAGATGCATTAAACACACCTTCAATAAATAAAAATAACGTTGCTAATAAAATTTTACGTTTGTCAGGAGTTATTTTTAAAAAAAATACTTAA